Genomic segment of Paenibacillus polymyxa:
TGGTTCCCACTTGAATTGATACCCCAGCTGCTCCCCAACCACCCGGAGCGGTACCATGATTTTTCCATTGACCATTTCAGGTTTGGCATCCGCAGGCGCTTCCACTCTTTTGCCATCCAAAAACAAATCTGCTCCAGCCGCATTCACATGAGGGGAGGACGGCCATAACCAAATCAAGATAGCCGCTAGTATCACCCAACCATATTTCTTCATCCTCATTCCCCTAACTTATATATGTATTTTTTGGTATTTCTCACAGACACAGTCCTTCAACCAATTTACATTTACAATACCATGCTGAGTCGAACCGTCAACCCCTTATTTTCCAATTTATTGTTTGAGCATAATAAAAGCCCGCAGGCAAAAGAATTGCCAGTACGGGCTTTCTGTCTAACAAATGAGCAAGCTATATGGCTTCGTATTGATACTGAACTGGGAAATATGATTATGCGCCTTGTTTCGCAGCGCGTCTTTGTTCATACGCCAGAATTTCAGATTCATGCTGGAGTGTCAGGCCAATATCGTCCAAGCCTTGTAGCAGGAACTGACGGCGATGTTCATCCAGATCGAATTCAATTTTCAGACCATAGTCGTCAGTGATTGTTTTTTCATTCAGGTCTACGTTCAATTGGTAGTTAACATGCTGCGCCGTACGCTGAAACAATTCCTCTACTTGCTCTTCAGATAGCTTGATCGGCAATATACCGTTTTTGAAACAGTTATTATAGAAGATATCTGCATAAGACGGCGCAATTACGCAACGAAACCCATAGTCCATAATCGCCCAGGGCGCATGCTCACGTGAGGAGCCGCAGCCAAAGTTAGCGCGAGAGATCAGCACAGACGCTCCTGCATAACGAGGCTTGTTGGGCTCAAATTCAGGATTGACATTGCCGGCTTCATCAAACCGCCACTCGTAGAACAGAAACTGTCCAAAGCCCGTACGTTCAATTCGTTTCAAAAACTGCTTAGGTATGATAGCATCTGTGTCCACGTTTACCCGATCCACAGGGGCTACAATTCCTTTTAATGTTGTGAAAGCTTCCATCGTAATTCCTCCTCTGTATCCTAGCGGACTACTTCTTCCTGCTTGAATTTCCAATCCCGTACATCAACAAAATGTCCATGAATCGCCGCAGCGGCTGCCATTGCTGGAGATACCAGATGAGTCCGTCCTCCGCGTCCCTGACGACCTTCAAAGTTACGATTAGAAGTCGAAGCACAACGCTGTCCCGGTTGTAGTACGTCTGGATTCATCGCAAGACACATACTGCATCCCGCTTCACGCCACTCAAATCCTGCTTCTTTAAAAATGACGTCCAGTCCTTCTTCTTCAGCCTGAATTTTCACACGACCCGAACCTGGTACGACGATGGCCGTTACTTTGTCAGAAACCTTGTAACCTTTGGCAACCTCAGCGGCTGCACGCAAATCTTCAATTCGCCCGTTGGTGCAGGAGCCGATAAACACATAATCAATCGCAATATCCGTGATCGGAGTACCTGGCTTCAAATCCATATATTCAAGCGCTTTTTCAGCCGCTTTACGTTCGTTTTCGGTTGGCAGTTCTGCCGGAATCGGTACGGTTGAGGAAATATCTGTACCCATTCCCGGGCTAGTGCCCCAGGTTACTTGCGGAATCAAAGCATCTACATCAAACTCCAGCACGACATCAAACT
This window contains:
- the leuD gene encoding 3-isopropylmalate dehydratase small subunit, whose product is MEAFTTLKGIVAPVDRVNVDTDAIIPKQFLKRIERTGFGQFLFYEWRFDEAGNVNPEFEPNKPRYAGASVLISRANFGCGSSREHAPWAIMDYGFRCVIAPSYADIFYNNCFKNGILPIKLSEEQVEELFQRTAQHVNYQLNVDLNEKTITDDYGLKIEFDLDEHRRQFLLQGLDDIGLTLQHESEILAYEQRRAAKQGA